From a single Epinephelus fuscoguttatus linkage group LG18, E.fuscoguttatus.final_Chr_v1 genomic region:
- the LOC125906180 gene encoding phospholipid-transporting ATPase ID-like isoform X1 — MGSVASFFGGLCGKEEKKEEQRHFRANDRPFNLSYHYADNAIKTSKYNLFTFLPLNLFEQFQRLANAYFLFLMVLQVIPQISSLSWFTTAVPLILVLSITAVKDASDDINRHKSDKQVNNRMVDVLVDGELKSEKWMNVQVGDIIKLENNQFVTADLLLLSSSEPLNLVYVETAELDGETNLKVKQALTVTGDMGDSIDALAKFNGEVQCEPPNNRLDKFKGTLSLDGQTYSLDNDKVLLRGCTLRNTEWCFGLVIFGGPDTKLMQNSGKTTFKRTSIDHLMNVLVLCIFGFLASMCTVLAIGNAIWEVREGSVFTVFLPRDPGVGAALSSFLSFWSYVIILNTVVPISLYVSVEIIRLGNSFFIDWDRKMYYPKNDTPAQARTTTLNEELGQIKYIFSDKTGTLTQNIMTFNRCSINGKAYGEVFDFSGQRMEITEKTAKVDFSDNKLADPNFIFHDHSLLETVNEGNPKVQAFFRLLALCHTVMPEEKEEGKLYYQAQSPDEGALVTAARNFGFVFRARTPETITAVEMGRMITYELLAVLDFNNVRKRMSVIVRSPEGKLTLYCKGADTIIFERLHPSCSKLVEVTTNHLNEYAGDGLRTLALAYKDLDQSYMDDWQRRHHEASTAMEDREERLDQLYEEIEKDLLLLGATAVEDKLQDGVPQTIEQLAKADIKIWVLTGDKQETAENIGYSCNMLREEMKKIFIVAANTAEGVKEELQNARREMCPEAAEEPSVVKARAGLFWLQKTETVQDEKVDGEYALVINGHSLAFALEKNLQLELLRTACMCQTVICCRVTPLQKAQVVQLVKKYKQAVTLAIGDGANDVSMIKAAHIGVGISGQEGMQAVLSSDYSFAQFRYLQRLLLVHGRWSYLRMCKFLRYFFYKNFTFTFVHFWYAFFCGFSAQTVYDEWFITLYNLVYTALPVLGLSLFDQDVNDRWSFQYPQLYSPGQLNLYFSKKAFVRCMLHSCYSSLILFFIPWAAMQDTVRDDGKDIADYQSFALLAQTCLLVVMNVQLCLDTHYWTAVNQFFVWGSLAAYFAVTMTMYSNGMFLIFTSSFPFIGTARNSLNQPNVWLTIFLTSLLCILPVVAFRFILIQLWPTINDKVRHKLRKEALPAPAPRRTLPRRISHRSGYAFSHSQGYGDLVTSRKFLLRRPLRSRSGLFTQTDSPLAHNQPQHYRTIAEEQEESQSPQTGGVNPAESVRSA, encoded by the exons ATGGGGTCGGTAGCATCATTCTTTGGCGGGTTATGTggcaaagaggaaaagaaag aggagcagagacacTTCCGAGCTAATGACAGGCCTTTCAACCTCTCCTACCACTATGCT GACAACGCCATCAAGACCTCCAAGTACAACCTTTTCACCTTCCTGCCACTTAATCTCTTTGAGCAGTTCCAGAGGCTCGCCAATGcctacttcctcttcctcatgGTCCTTCAG GTTATCCCACaaatctcctctctgtcctggtTCACCACAGCTGTCCCTCTGATTTTGGTGCTGTCTATAACAGCAGTCAAAGATGCCAGCGATGACATA AACAGACACAAAAGTGACAAGCAAGTGAATAACCGCATGGTGGACGTCCTCGTCGATGGAGA acttaaaagtgaaaaatggaTGAATGTTCAGGTTGGAGACATAATCAAACTGGAGAATAATCAGTTTGTCACA GCAGACCTTTTGTTGCTGTCCAGCAGTGAGCCTCTCAACCTGGTCTACGTAGAAACAGCTGAATTAGATGG TGAAACCAATCTGAAGGTGAAACAAGCCCTGACTGTAACTGGAGACATGGGGGACAGCATCGATGCACTGGCTAAATTCAATG GTGAGGTGCAATGTGAACCTCCCAACAACCGTCTGGACAAATTCAAAGGAACCCTGAGTCTGGACGGACAAACCTACTCTCTGGACAACGACAAGGTGCTGCTCAGAGGATGTACTCTGAGGAACACTGAGTGGTGCTTCGGTCTGGTCATCTTCGGAG GTCCTGACACCAAGCTGATGCAGAACAGCGGGAAGACGACATTCAAACGGACGAGCATCGATCACCTGATGAACGTCCTGGTGTTGTGT ATCTTTGGTTTCCTGGCGTCCATGTGCACCGTTCTGGCCATCGGCAACGCGATCTGGGAGGTCAGGGAAGGCTCAGTGTTCACAGTCTTCCTCCCTCGTGATCCGGGGGTCGGCGCCGCTCTCTcatccttcctctccttctggTCCTACGTCATCATCCTCAACACGGTGGTGCCCATTTCTCTCTACGTCAG TGTGGAGATCATCCGTCTGGGCAACAGCTTCTTCATAGACTGGGACAGAAAGATGTATTACCCCAAGAACGACACCCCTGCCCAGGCGAGGACCACCACACTCAACGAGGAGCTGGGCCAGATCAAATACATCTTCAGCGACAAGACCGGCACCCTGACGCAGAACATCATGACTTTCAACAGGTGCTCCATCAATGGCAAAGCCTACG GGGAGGTGTTTGACTTTTCTGGTCAAAGGATGGAAATAACAGAG AAGACAGCGAAGGTGGACTTCTCCGATAACAAGCTGGCTGATCCAAACTTCATCTTTCATGACCACAGTTTGTTGGAGACTGTGAATGAGGGGAACCCGAAGGTGCAGGCCTTCTTCCGCCTGCTGGCTCTGTGCCACACCGTCATGcctgaggagaaggaggagg GCAAGCTGTACTATCAGGCTCAGTCTCCTGATGAGGGCGCTCTGGTGACAGCAGCAAGAAACTTTGGGTTTGTGTTCCGCGCACGCACACCAGAGACCATCACGGCAGTGGAGATGGGCCGAATGATCACCTATGAACTCCTGGCTGTTCTTGACTTCAATAATGTGCGCAAGAGAATGTCAGTCATAG TGCGCAGCCCCGAAGGCAAGCTGACTCTATACTGCAAAGGAGCAGACACCATCATCTTTGAAAGGCTGCACCCGTCCTGTAGCAAACTGGTGGAAGTTACCACCAATCACCTCAAC GAGTATGCAGGTGACGGCCTTCGTACTCTGGCGCTGGCCTACAAGGACCTTGATCAGAGCTACATGGATGACTGGCAACGGCGGCACCACGAGGCCAGCACTGCcatggaggacagagaggagagacttGATCAACTTTATGAGGAGATAGAGAAGGACCTGCTG CTGCTGGGAGCGACAGCTGTGGAGGACAAACTGCAGGACGGCGTACCACAGACCATCGAGCAACTGGCTAAAGCTGACATCAAAATCTGGGTGTTGACCGGAGACAAACAGG AGACAGCGGAGAATATCGGCTATTCCTGCAACATGCtgagagaggagatgaagaagaTTTTCATCGTGGCGGCCAATACAGCAGAGGGAGTCAAAGAGGAGCTACA GAATGCAAGaagggaaatgtgtccagaagCTGCAGAGGAGCCATCTGTGGTCAAAGCTCGTGCAGGCCTGTTTTGGCTTCAGAAGACAGAGACTGTGCAGGATGAAAAGGTGGACGGAGAATATGCCCTAGTTATTAACGGACACAGTCTG GCCTTTGCACTTGAGAAGAACTTGCAGCTGGAGCTGCTTAGGACAGCATGTatgtgtcagacagtgatttgcTGCAGGGTCACCCCTCTGCAGAAGGCCCAGGTGGTTCAGCTGGTGAAGAAATACAAGCAGGCTGTCACTCTGGCCATTGGGGATGGGGCCAACGATGTCAGCATGATCAAGG ctGCTCATATCGGTGTAGGTATCAGCGGTCAGGAGGGCATGCAGGCTGTTCTCTCCAGCGACTACTCCTTCGCTCAGTTCCGTTACCTTCagcgcctcctgctggtgcaCGGTCGCTGGTCCTACCTACGCATGTGCAAGTTCCTGCGATATTTCTTTTACAAGAACTTCACCTTCACCTTCGTGCATTTCTGGTACGCCTTCTTCTGCGGCTTCTCTGCACAG ACTGTGTACGACGAGTGGTTCATCACCTTGTACAACCTGGTTTACACAGCTTTGCCCGTGCTCGGCCTCAGCCTCTTTGACCAG GATGTAAATGACCGCTGGAGTTTCCAGTACCCTCAGCTCTACTCTCCAGGCCAGCTCAACCTGTATTTCAGTAAGAAAGCCTTTGTGCGCTGTATGCTACACAGCTGCTACAGCTCCctcatcctcttcttcatccCGTGGGCCGCCATGCAGGACACGGTCCGAGATGACGGCAAAGACATCGCAGACTATCAGTCCTTTGCTTTGTTGGCACAGACCTGTCTGCTGGTTGTGATGAACGTACAG ctGTGTCTGGACACACACTACTGGACCGCAGTGAACCAGTTTTTTGTGTGGGGCAGCCTGGCCGCTTACTTTGCCGTCACAATGACCATGTACAGCAACGGCATGTTTCTCATCTTCACCTCCTCTTTCCCCTTCATCG GCACCGCAAGGAACTCTCTGAACCAGCCTAACGTGTGGCTCACCATATTCCTGACTTCCCTCCTCTGTATTCTGCCCGTGGTGGCTTTCCGCTTCATTCTCATTCAGCTCTGGCCCACCATCAACGACAAG GTGAGACATAAGTTGCGGAAGGAGGCACTGCCAGCTCCTGCACCTCGCCGCACACTTCCAAGGCGTATCAGCCATCGCTCTGGCTATGCCTTCTCCCACTCTCAAGGCTACGGCGATCTGGTGACGTCTCGGAAGTTCCTGTTGAGACGACCTCTGAGGAGCCGCTCAGGCCTGTTTACACAAACAGACTCTCCTCTGGCTCACAATCAGCCACAACACTACCGCACCATCGCAGAAGAACAGGAGGAGTCACAGAGCCCTCAGACAGGAGGTGTAAACCCAGCAGAGAGCGTGAGATCAGCATAA
- the LOC125906180 gene encoding phospholipid-transporting ATPase ID-like isoform X2, with product MVDVLVDGELKSEKWMNVQVGDIIKLENNQFVTADLLLLSSSEPLNLVYVETAELDGETNLKVKQALTVTGDMGDSIDALAKFNGEVQCEPPNNRLDKFKGTLSLDGQTYSLDNDKVLLRGCTLRNTEWCFGLVIFGGPDTKLMQNSGKTTFKRTSIDHLMNVLVLCIFGFLASMCTVLAIGNAIWEVREGSVFTVFLPRDPGVGAALSSFLSFWSYVIILNTVVPISLYVSVEIIRLGNSFFIDWDRKMYYPKNDTPAQARTTTLNEELGQIKYIFSDKTGTLTQNIMTFNRCSINGKAYGEVFDFSGQRMEITEKTAKVDFSDNKLADPNFIFHDHSLLETVNEGNPKVQAFFRLLALCHTVMPEEKEEGKLYYQAQSPDEGALVTAARNFGFVFRARTPETITAVEMGRMITYELLAVLDFNNVRKRMSVIVRSPEGKLTLYCKGADTIIFERLHPSCSKLVEVTTNHLNEYAGDGLRTLALAYKDLDQSYMDDWQRRHHEASTAMEDREERLDQLYEEIEKDLLLLGATAVEDKLQDGVPQTIEQLAKADIKIWVLTGDKQETAENIGYSCNMLREEMKKIFIVAANTAEGVKEELQNARREMCPEAAEEPSVVKARAGLFWLQKTETVQDEKVDGEYALVINGHSLAFALEKNLQLELLRTACMCQTVICCRVTPLQKAQVVQLVKKYKQAVTLAIGDGANDVSMIKAAHIGVGISGQEGMQAVLSSDYSFAQFRYLQRLLLVHGRWSYLRMCKFLRYFFYKNFTFTFVHFWYAFFCGFSAQTVYDEWFITLYNLVYTALPVLGLSLFDQDVNDRWSFQYPQLYSPGQLNLYFSKKAFVRCMLHSCYSSLILFFIPWAAMQDTVRDDGKDIADYQSFALLAQTCLLVVMNVQLCLDTHYWTAVNQFFVWGSLAAYFAVTMTMYSNGMFLIFTSSFPFIGTARNSLNQPNVWLTIFLTSLLCILPVVAFRFILIQLWPTINDKVRHKLRKEALPAPAPRRTLPRRISHRSGYAFSHSQGYGDLVTSRKFLLRRPLRSRSGLFTQTDSPLAHNQPQHYRTIAEEQEESQSPQTGGVNPAESVRSA from the exons ATGGTGGACGTCCTCGTCGATGGAGA acttaaaagtgaaaaatggaTGAATGTTCAGGTTGGAGACATAATCAAACTGGAGAATAATCAGTTTGTCACA GCAGACCTTTTGTTGCTGTCCAGCAGTGAGCCTCTCAACCTGGTCTACGTAGAAACAGCTGAATTAGATGG TGAAACCAATCTGAAGGTGAAACAAGCCCTGACTGTAACTGGAGACATGGGGGACAGCATCGATGCACTGGCTAAATTCAATG GTGAGGTGCAATGTGAACCTCCCAACAACCGTCTGGACAAATTCAAAGGAACCCTGAGTCTGGACGGACAAACCTACTCTCTGGACAACGACAAGGTGCTGCTCAGAGGATGTACTCTGAGGAACACTGAGTGGTGCTTCGGTCTGGTCATCTTCGGAG GTCCTGACACCAAGCTGATGCAGAACAGCGGGAAGACGACATTCAAACGGACGAGCATCGATCACCTGATGAACGTCCTGGTGTTGTGT ATCTTTGGTTTCCTGGCGTCCATGTGCACCGTTCTGGCCATCGGCAACGCGATCTGGGAGGTCAGGGAAGGCTCAGTGTTCACAGTCTTCCTCCCTCGTGATCCGGGGGTCGGCGCCGCTCTCTcatccttcctctccttctggTCCTACGTCATCATCCTCAACACGGTGGTGCCCATTTCTCTCTACGTCAG TGTGGAGATCATCCGTCTGGGCAACAGCTTCTTCATAGACTGGGACAGAAAGATGTATTACCCCAAGAACGACACCCCTGCCCAGGCGAGGACCACCACACTCAACGAGGAGCTGGGCCAGATCAAATACATCTTCAGCGACAAGACCGGCACCCTGACGCAGAACATCATGACTTTCAACAGGTGCTCCATCAATGGCAAAGCCTACG GGGAGGTGTTTGACTTTTCTGGTCAAAGGATGGAAATAACAGAG AAGACAGCGAAGGTGGACTTCTCCGATAACAAGCTGGCTGATCCAAACTTCATCTTTCATGACCACAGTTTGTTGGAGACTGTGAATGAGGGGAACCCGAAGGTGCAGGCCTTCTTCCGCCTGCTGGCTCTGTGCCACACCGTCATGcctgaggagaaggaggagg GCAAGCTGTACTATCAGGCTCAGTCTCCTGATGAGGGCGCTCTGGTGACAGCAGCAAGAAACTTTGGGTTTGTGTTCCGCGCACGCACACCAGAGACCATCACGGCAGTGGAGATGGGCCGAATGATCACCTATGAACTCCTGGCTGTTCTTGACTTCAATAATGTGCGCAAGAGAATGTCAGTCATAG TGCGCAGCCCCGAAGGCAAGCTGACTCTATACTGCAAAGGAGCAGACACCATCATCTTTGAAAGGCTGCACCCGTCCTGTAGCAAACTGGTGGAAGTTACCACCAATCACCTCAAC GAGTATGCAGGTGACGGCCTTCGTACTCTGGCGCTGGCCTACAAGGACCTTGATCAGAGCTACATGGATGACTGGCAACGGCGGCACCACGAGGCCAGCACTGCcatggaggacagagaggagagacttGATCAACTTTATGAGGAGATAGAGAAGGACCTGCTG CTGCTGGGAGCGACAGCTGTGGAGGACAAACTGCAGGACGGCGTACCACAGACCATCGAGCAACTGGCTAAAGCTGACATCAAAATCTGGGTGTTGACCGGAGACAAACAGG AGACAGCGGAGAATATCGGCTATTCCTGCAACATGCtgagagaggagatgaagaagaTTTTCATCGTGGCGGCCAATACAGCAGAGGGAGTCAAAGAGGAGCTACA GAATGCAAGaagggaaatgtgtccagaagCTGCAGAGGAGCCATCTGTGGTCAAAGCTCGTGCAGGCCTGTTTTGGCTTCAGAAGACAGAGACTGTGCAGGATGAAAAGGTGGACGGAGAATATGCCCTAGTTATTAACGGACACAGTCTG GCCTTTGCACTTGAGAAGAACTTGCAGCTGGAGCTGCTTAGGACAGCATGTatgtgtcagacagtgatttgcTGCAGGGTCACCCCTCTGCAGAAGGCCCAGGTGGTTCAGCTGGTGAAGAAATACAAGCAGGCTGTCACTCTGGCCATTGGGGATGGGGCCAACGATGTCAGCATGATCAAGG ctGCTCATATCGGTGTAGGTATCAGCGGTCAGGAGGGCATGCAGGCTGTTCTCTCCAGCGACTACTCCTTCGCTCAGTTCCGTTACCTTCagcgcctcctgctggtgcaCGGTCGCTGGTCCTACCTACGCATGTGCAAGTTCCTGCGATATTTCTTTTACAAGAACTTCACCTTCACCTTCGTGCATTTCTGGTACGCCTTCTTCTGCGGCTTCTCTGCACAG ACTGTGTACGACGAGTGGTTCATCACCTTGTACAACCTGGTTTACACAGCTTTGCCCGTGCTCGGCCTCAGCCTCTTTGACCAG GATGTAAATGACCGCTGGAGTTTCCAGTACCCTCAGCTCTACTCTCCAGGCCAGCTCAACCTGTATTTCAGTAAGAAAGCCTTTGTGCGCTGTATGCTACACAGCTGCTACAGCTCCctcatcctcttcttcatccCGTGGGCCGCCATGCAGGACACGGTCCGAGATGACGGCAAAGACATCGCAGACTATCAGTCCTTTGCTTTGTTGGCACAGACCTGTCTGCTGGTTGTGATGAACGTACAG ctGTGTCTGGACACACACTACTGGACCGCAGTGAACCAGTTTTTTGTGTGGGGCAGCCTGGCCGCTTACTTTGCCGTCACAATGACCATGTACAGCAACGGCATGTTTCTCATCTTCACCTCCTCTTTCCCCTTCATCG GCACCGCAAGGAACTCTCTGAACCAGCCTAACGTGTGGCTCACCATATTCCTGACTTCCCTCCTCTGTATTCTGCCCGTGGTGGCTTTCCGCTTCATTCTCATTCAGCTCTGGCCCACCATCAACGACAAG GTGAGACATAAGTTGCGGAAGGAGGCACTGCCAGCTCCTGCACCTCGCCGCACACTTCCAAGGCGTATCAGCCATCGCTCTGGCTATGCCTTCTCCCACTCTCAAGGCTACGGCGATCTGGTGACGTCTCGGAAGTTCCTGTTGAGACGACCTCTGAGGAGCCGCTCAGGCCTGTTTACACAAACAGACTCTCCTCTGGCTCACAATCAGCCACAACACTACCGCACCATCGCAGAAGAACAGGAGGAGTCACAGAGCCCTCAGACAGGAGGTGTAAACCCAGCAGAGAGCGTGAGATCAGCATAA